A window of the Agrococcus jejuensis genome harbors these coding sequences:
- a CDS encoding NAD(P)H-dependent glycerol-3-phosphate dehydrogenase, translating into MADVAVLGAGSWGTTFAKVLADGGNAVTMWARRPEAAREIAESRRNTRYLPGITLPDSLTATSDAAAAVAGAQQIYLAVPSQQLRATLADLLPVLPDGVPLVSLMKGVEAGSRLRMSEVIAEAAHVGPERVAVVSGPNLALEIAQEHPTAAVVSCSDLDTAMAVARVARNDYFHSFVNDDVIGTEFGGVLKNLVAVAIGIVDGVGYGENTKASIITRGLAELTAFAVAHGAKPETMQGLAGLGDLIATCASPLSRNFTAGRLLGLGYSRQDVVARMNQVAEGLSSIAPVAELAAARGIPMPILEQVRLVIDEAMDPKDIAPHLTTDDAEPTLEMLS; encoded by the coding sequence ATGGCTGACGTCGCGGTGCTCGGAGCCGGATCGTGGGGCACGACGTTCGCGAAGGTGCTCGCCGACGGCGGCAACGCCGTGACGATGTGGGCGCGCAGGCCGGAGGCGGCGCGCGAGATCGCCGAGTCGCGGCGCAACACGCGGTACCTGCCCGGCATCACGCTGCCCGACTCGCTCACGGCGACGTCGGACGCGGCCGCCGCGGTCGCGGGTGCGCAGCAGATCTACCTCGCGGTGCCGAGCCAGCAGCTGCGCGCCACGCTCGCCGACCTGCTGCCGGTGCTGCCAGACGGCGTGCCGCTCGTGAGCCTCATGAAGGGTGTCGAGGCCGGCTCGCGCCTGCGCATGAGCGAGGTCATCGCCGAGGCCGCGCACGTCGGCCCCGAGCGCGTCGCCGTCGTGTCGGGCCCGAACCTGGCGCTCGAGATCGCGCAGGAGCATCCGACGGCCGCCGTCGTCTCGTGCAGCGACCTCGACACCGCCATGGCCGTCGCCCGCGTCGCCCGCAACGACTACTTCCACTCGTTCGTCAACGACGACGTCATCGGCACCGAGTTCGGTGGCGTGCTGAAGAACCTCGTCGCCGTGGCCATCGGCATCGTCGACGGCGTCGGCTACGGCGAGAACACGAAGGCGTCGATCATCACGCGCGGCCTCGCCGAGCTCACCGCCTTCGCCGTCGCGCACGGCGCGAAGCCCGAGACCATGCAGGGGCTCGCCGGCCTCGGCGACCTCATCGCCACCTGCGCGTCGCCCCTGTCGCGCAACTTCACCGCAGGCCGCCTGCTCGGCCTCGGCTACTCGAGGCAGGACGTCGTCGCGCGCATGAACCAGGTCGCAGAGGGCCTGTCGTCGATCGCGCCCGTCGCCGAGCTCGCCGCCGCCCGCGGCATCCCGATGCCCATCCTCGAGCAGGTGCGGCTCGTGATCGACGAGGCGATGGACCCCAAGGACATCGCCCCGCACCTCACGACCGACGACGCCGAGCCCACCCTGGAGATGCTCTCGTGA
- a CDS encoding D-alanine--D-alanine ligase family protein, with the protein MTDRIRVALLFGGRSSEHAISCATAGSVLAHIDRDRFDVVPIGITRSGALVLQPDAPESMTLDRMPEVGDGDRVLLPATTDSRELVAVDAEGALRSLGDVDVVFPILHGRFGEDGTVQGMLELAGIPYVGNGVLASAVGMDKHFTKTVLAHAGITVAPWITVQRREWDADPEAIRTRLGDLTLPLFVKPARAGSSVGVSRVTSLIDLDGAMREAFAEDSRVLIEAGCPGREVEVAVLQGRDGAMPRASLPGEIVLRPGEFYDFDAKYVDPDRAKVVCPADLDEHTLAAVQQTAIRAFEAIEGSGLSRVDFFVSDEHGVVVNEINTMPGFTTISMFPLAWGASGIGYGELITELVELGLAEER; encoded by the coding sequence GTGACCGACCGCATCCGCGTCGCCCTGCTGTTCGGCGGCCGTTCGAGCGAGCACGCGATCTCGTGCGCCACCGCTGGCAGCGTGCTCGCCCACATCGACCGCGACCGCTTCGACGTCGTGCCGATCGGCATCACCCGCTCGGGCGCGCTCGTGCTGCAGCCCGACGCCCCCGAGTCGATGACGCTCGACCGCATGCCCGAGGTGGGCGACGGCGACCGCGTGCTGCTACCCGCCACGACCGACTCGCGCGAGCTCGTCGCCGTCGATGCCGAGGGTGCGCTGCGCTCGCTCGGCGACGTCGACGTCGTGTTCCCGATCCTCCACGGCCGCTTCGGCGAGGACGGCACCGTGCAGGGCATGCTCGAGCTCGCCGGCATCCCGTACGTCGGCAACGGCGTGCTCGCGAGCGCCGTCGGCATGGACAAGCACTTCACGAAGACCGTGCTCGCCCACGCGGGCATCACGGTCGCGCCGTGGATCACGGTGCAGCGACGCGAGTGGGACGCCGACCCCGAGGCGATCCGCACGCGCCTGGGCGACCTCACGCTGCCGCTGTTCGTGAAGCCCGCCCGTGCCGGCTCGAGCGTCGGCGTCTCGCGCGTCACGTCGCTCATCGACCTCGACGGCGCGATGCGCGAGGCGTTCGCCGAGGACTCCCGCGTGCTCATCGAGGCCGGATGCCCCGGCCGCGAGGTCGAGGTGGCCGTGCTGCAGGGCCGCGACGGCGCGATGCCGCGTGCGTCGCTGCCCGGCGAGATCGTGCTGCGGCCCGGCGAGTTCTACGACTTCGACGCGAAGTACGTCGACCCCGACCGTGCGAAGGTCGTGTGCCCCGCCGACCTCGACGAGCACACGCTCGCCGCGGTGCAGCAGACGGCGATCCGCGCGTTCGAGGCCATCGAGGGCTCGGGCCTGTCGCGCGTCGACTTCTTCGTCTCCGACGAGCACGGCGTCGTGGTGAACGAGATCAACACCATGCCCGGCTTCACGACGATCTCGATGTTCCCCCTCGCGTGGGGCGCGTCGGGCATCGGCTACGGCGAGCTCATCACCGAGCTCGTCGAGCTGGGGCTCGCGGAGGAGCGATGA
- a CDS encoding CPBP family glutamic-type intramembrane protease: MSPWWAVATYVVALFTAGGLLRLVDPVAPTGSPSLLWLAPAIAAGLTWLVGRRALGIMLPAPVRRQQVIAHTILGVAAAGLLVALVALGVVLLPGDDVVMGPTLQTLALAVPLAFALELGWRGVLQPLVESRIARIWACVAVGVVWAAWRLEVDDEATSIVGTLVASIALSVLLGYLGNGSWWQRWITAGVVQSILSIGLALIAGTDPTGSASLVVAGASVVVAVAWMLMFRAAQRRRAARAVEQGS, encoded by the coding sequence ATGAGCCCCTGGTGGGCGGTCGCGACGTACGTCGTCGCGCTGTTCACGGCCGGCGGCCTGCTGCGCCTCGTCGATCCCGTCGCGCCGACGGGATCGCCGTCGCTGCTGTGGCTCGCACCCGCGATCGCCGCGGGCCTGACGTGGCTCGTCGGGCGCCGAGCGCTCGGCATCATGCTGCCGGCGCCCGTGCGACGCCAGCAGGTCATCGCGCACACGATCCTCGGCGTCGCCGCCGCGGGCCTGCTCGTGGCGCTCGTCGCCCTCGGCGTCGTGCTGCTGCCCGGCGACGACGTCGTGATGGGCCCGACCCTGCAGACCCTGGCGCTCGCCGTGCCGCTCGCGTTCGCGCTCGAGCTCGGCTGGCGCGGCGTGCTGCAGCCGCTCGTCGAGTCGCGCATCGCCCGCATCTGGGCGTGCGTCGCCGTCGGCGTCGTGTGGGCCGCATGGCGGCTCGAGGTCGACGACGAGGCGACGAGCATCGTCGGCACGCTCGTCGCATCCATCGCGCTGTCGGTGCTGCTCGGCTACCTCGGCAACGGCTCGTGGTGGCAGCGCTGGATCACGGCGGGCGTCGTGCAGTCGATCCTGTCGATCGGCCTGGCGCTCATCGCGGGCACCGACCCCACCGGCTCGGCATCGCTCGTCGTCGCGGGCGCGTCCGTCGTCGTCGCGGTGGCGTGGATGCTCATGTTCCGCGCCGCGCAGCGACGCCGGGCGGCGCGGGCGGTCGAGCAGGGCTCCTAG
- a CDS encoding VOC family protein — MDAWRTIDDRLNAWFAAPTHSAGAALLPRIVAMAGRVVDVDVRAGGVRVRLDREDASLAPAISAAADDLGLSPAPASLQALRVVLETPDPDRAAPFWALALGYDRDRAVLRDPWRRDLPLVLEHDREARPLRDRIHVDVVRPAAAIQTIVDALGPASGPYGLRHADPDGIEVDAVPGEPLAGAEDWWTLFAAVARYATTTEQTVALAERAAGLADEADERLGIDVRPGSVTLDGGKDAWEDDAGARPAFVALAAAIQRAAHDLGAASLPADLRFVQLGFDAVDVAGSRAIWRAVLAAERDPREHVTDLVDPLGLGHVLFVQDMDAHEAERRAQRPRVRVEVLVPADALEARLDAVVAAGGRVLEQRDGRATIADADGAIAVVVAG; from the coding sequence ATGGATGCGTGGCGCACGATCGACGACCGGCTGAACGCGTGGTTCGCGGCGCCGACGCACTCGGCGGGTGCCGCGCTGCTGCCGCGCATCGTCGCGATGGCGGGGCGCGTCGTCGACGTCGACGTGCGCGCGGGCGGCGTGCGCGTGCGGCTCGACCGCGAGGATGCGAGCCTCGCGCCCGCCATCTCCGCGGCGGCCGACGACCTGGGCCTCTCCCCCGCTCCCGCGTCGCTGCAGGCGCTGCGCGTCGTGCTCGAGACGCCCGACCCCGACCGTGCGGCGCCGTTCTGGGCGCTCGCGCTCGGCTACGACCGCGACCGGGCCGTGCTGCGCGATCCGTGGCGTCGCGACCTGCCGCTCGTGCTCGAGCACGACCGCGAGGCGCGGCCGCTGCGCGACCGCATCCACGTCGACGTCGTGCGCCCGGCGGCGGCGATCCAGACGATCGTCGACGCCCTCGGCCCCGCGTCGGGGCCGTACGGGCTTCGGCACGCCGACCCCGACGGCATCGAGGTCGACGCCGTGCCAGGCGAGCCGCTCGCCGGCGCCGAGGACTGGTGGACGCTCTTCGCCGCCGTCGCCCGCTACGCCACGACGACCGAGCAGACGGTGGCGCTCGCCGAGCGAGCCGCCGGGCTCGCCGACGAGGCCGACGAGCGGCTCGGCATCGACGTGCGCCCCGGCTCGGTCACGCTCGACGGGGGCAAGGACGCGTGGGAGGACGACGCAGGTGCCCGCCCAGCGTTCGTCGCGCTCGCCGCCGCGATCCAGCGGGCAGCGCACGACCTCGGCGCGGCGTCGTTGCCCGCCGACCTGCGCTTCGTGCAGCTGGGCTTCGACGCGGTCGACGTCGCCGGCTCCCGCGCGATCTGGCGCGCGGTGCTCGCCGCCGAGCGCGACCCGCGCGAGCACGTCACCGACCTCGTCGACCCGCTCGGCCTCGGCCACGTGCTCTTCGTGCAGGACATGGATGCGCACGAAGCCGAGCGCCGCGCGCAGCGGCCACGCGTGCGGGTCGAGGTGCTCGTGCCTGCCGACGCGCTCGAGGCGCGGCTCGACGCGGTGGTCGCGGCGGGCGGGCGGGTGCTCGAGCAGCGCGACGGGCGCGCAACGATCGCCGACGCCGACGGCGCGATCGCGGTCGTGGTCGCGGGCTAG
- a CDS encoding acylphosphatase, translating to MATRRRVTVHGSVQGVGFRWSAQQEAQRLGVAGSARNLVDGTVAAVVEGEADAVDAMVAWLRLGPPSARVSHVDVVDEAPRGATGFTIA from the coding sequence ATGGCGACCCGCAGACGCGTGACGGTGCACGGCAGCGTGCAGGGCGTCGGCTTCCGCTGGTCGGCGCAGCAGGAGGCGCAGCGCCTCGGCGTCGCGGGCAGCGCCCGCAACCTCGTCGACGGCACGGTCGCGGCCGTCGTCGAGGGCGAGGCGGATGCGGTCGACGCGATGGTCGCCTGGCTGCGGCTCGGCCCGCCGTCGGCGCGCGTCTCGCACGTCGACGTCGTCGACGAGGCGCCGAGAGGCGCGACGGGGTTCACGATCGCCTGA
- a CDS encoding VOC family protein → MPDYIEGFSGFAVPDTDAAATFYRDVLGLVVKEDHGMLMLALPGGGHVLAYPKPDHEPAAFTILNLVVPDLPAAIDDLVAKGAEFLRYDGFHHDERGIVHGGGRGPDIAWTTDPAGNVIGVMEGSQEPEGAA, encoded by the coding sequence ATGCCCGACTACATCGAAGGCTTCAGCGGCTTCGCCGTGCCCGACACCGACGCCGCAGCGACGTTCTACCGCGACGTGCTCGGCCTTGTCGTGAAGGAGGACCACGGCATGCTCATGCTCGCGCTGCCGGGCGGCGGGCACGTGCTCGCGTACCCGAAGCCCGACCACGAGCCGGCCGCGTTCACGATCCTCAACCTCGTCGTGCCCGACCTGCCCGCCGCGATCGACGACCTCGTCGCGAAGGGCGCGGAGTTCCTGCGGTACGACGGCTTCCATCACGACGAGCGCGGCATCGTGCACGGCGGCGGCCGGGGCCCCGACATCGCGTGGACGACCGACCCGGCGGGCAACGTCATCGGCGTCATGGAGGGCTCGCAGGAGCCCGAGGGTGCTGCGTGA
- a CDS encoding PPOX class F420-dependent oxidoreductase: MSGIRIPDQAADLLDEPNVAALATIEPDGSPQVTAVWVGRDEDTLLIPMKRHLRKTQNIRRDNRVSVLITSRVDPEHFLEVRGTVELADDPTSSLATQLAVKYDGEPLPPDDEGHLRMIARVTPTRVRVG; this comes from the coding sequence GTGAGCGGCATCCGCATCCCGGATCAGGCGGCCGACCTGCTCGACGAGCCCAACGTCGCGGCCCTCGCGACCATCGAGCCCGACGGGTCGCCGCAGGTGACGGCCGTGTGGGTGGGGCGCGACGAGGACACGCTGCTCATCCCCATGAAGCGGCACCTGCGCAAGACGCAGAACATCCGCCGCGACAACCGCGTCAGCGTGCTCATCACGTCGCGCGTCGACCCCGAGCACTTCCTCGAGGTGCGCGGCACGGTCGAGCTCGCCGACGACCCGACGTCGTCGCTCGCGACGCAGCTCGCCGTGAAGTACGACGGCGAGCCGCTGCCGCCCGACGACGAGGGGCATCTGCGCATGATCGCGCGCGTCACCCCGACGCGCGTGCGGGTGGGCTAG